From Candidatus Manganitrophus morganii, the proteins below share one genomic window:
- a CDS encoding fibronectin type III domain-containing protein yields MADYLRRCRLLLALVLFLILNHHTLALAGEAILTWDPNSEGDLAGYRVYVGLLPGVYSPPIDVGRVTSWTVPNLTAGLTYHFAITAYDTDGNESGFSNEARKTIPLLNDLIAPLISSITNSNRTLSSALLTWGTDEPADTRIEYGTTTAYGLTTPLVSSLVTVHSQTLSNLLPGTLYHYRVLSRDAAGNLATSADHVFTTLSDTTTPTVPGNVSGAALSTTQINLTWSVSTDNVGVAGYRIYRNGVEIGARSVPTFSDGGLTPDTLYSYRVAAYDAAGNLSAQSAAASVRTLAPADTAAPVISGMGAINITTGGALISWSTNEPSDTQIQYGTTTAFGSFTAIVPTPVTAHAQSLTGLLPATLYHYRVRSRDAAGNLAVSNNGSFTTAALPDTTLPSAPTNVGAAAVSSSQVQLSWSASTDNVGVAGYRIYRNGVQVASSTLPTYLNTGLAANTAYHYAVAAYDAGGNLSPASAAISVTTLPLMPTVSQASASGITAASATLSGSVNPSGATTSAWFEYGTTTAYGSSTTPVTLSAANTISADLTPLASGTAYHFRLVARNAGGTAFGPNTSFNTPAPPASAPAPPPSGPISGYNMTEEPYAWAETSTPLTFSGDDNALSLSLPFSFPFYGQSYQQLYISTNGLLTFGTANTAYVPQPVQNPVPPNAFIAPFWRDLYVGLRQISIASSDSEFVISFNGVRDLCCSTTHTFQVILRPDGTILLQYGEIVLNVPTTFGIENQDGSAGVPLLSVTANTAFRFTPNTAQAPPPATDASAPSAPAGLAATPVSSSQINLAWNPSTDNVGVSGYRVYRNGLQVGTTTVTSYANPGLGADTTYNYTVAAFDAEGNLSAQSAGASARTLPPPDTTAPVISAVAAGSITTGGALISWSTNEPSDTQVEYGTTTAYGSATPIISTLVTAHSRSLSGLLPSTLYHYRVRSRDAAGNLAVSNNGSFTTAAAPDTSSPSAPAGLTAAAVSSSQINLAWNPSTDNVGVSGYRVYRNGLQVGTTTVTSFSNTGLTAGTVYSYSVSAFDAAGNASAQSAAMSVATPAASQSATVAISPAADTYLNVDAGVNSTEPTLNTYTWPANRIANTVLMKFNLSGIPAGAIIESATLNLSLVEADTEAESTYTVAVHKMANKNPDLTRANGYTYDGVNGWTANACCDSNVPLAQADISSAHDTKAIDKVLGRKSWNITIMVQQWINTPLTNYGLLLNSDPTKGADRYRTFASMEHPTASLRPSLSITYRMP; encoded by the coding sequence GTGGCAGATTACCTGAGAAGGTGCAGGCTTCTTCTCGCCCTTGTTCTTTTTCTCATCCTCAATCATCATACGCTTGCCCTTGCCGGGGAGGCCATCCTGACCTGGGACCCGAACAGCGAAGGAGACCTGGCAGGCTACCGGGTCTACGTCGGTCTACTGCCGGGCGTCTACAGCCCTCCGATCGATGTGGGACGGGTGACTTCCTGGACGGTGCCGAACCTGACCGCGGGGCTGACCTACCATTTTGCGATCACCGCCTATGATACCGACGGCAACGAGAGCGGTTTTTCGAATGAAGCCCGCAAAACGATCCCTCTGCTAAACGACCTGATTGCGCCGCTGATCTCGAGTATTACCAACAGCAATCGCACCCTGAGTTCGGCCCTCCTCACCTGGGGCACCGATGAGCCGGCGGATACCCGGATCGAATACGGCACGACGACCGCCTACGGGCTGACCACGCCGTTGGTGTCGAGCTTGGTGACCGTGCACAGCCAAACCCTCTCGAATTTACTCCCCGGCACACTCTATCACTATCGGGTTCTCAGCCGGGATGCGGCGGGCAATCTGGCAACCTCGGCCGATCATGTCTTTACAACATTATCCGATACCACGACGCCGACCGTCCCTGGAAATGTCAGTGGGGCGGCGCTGTCGACCACTCAGATCAATCTGACCTGGAGCGTTTCCACGGATAACGTCGGGGTGGCCGGCTATCGAATCTATCGCAACGGGGTGGAGATCGGCGCCCGCAGTGTTCCGACCTTCTCGGATGGGGGACTCACCCCTGATACCCTCTACAGCTATCGGGTGGCGGCCTATGACGCCGCGGGGAATCTCTCGGCGCAGAGCGCCGCGGCAAGCGTAAGGACATTGGCGCCGGCGGACACCGCCGCGCCGGTGATCTCAGGAATGGGAGCGATCAATATCACCACCGGCGGAGCCTTGATCAGCTGGAGCACCAATGAACCGTCCGACACGCAGATCCAGTATGGGACCACAACCGCTTTCGGTTCTTTCACCGCGATCGTTCCGACGCCGGTGACGGCGCACGCGCAGAGCCTGACCGGCCTGCTTCCCGCCACCCTTTATCACTACCGGGTGCGCAGCCGCGATGCGGCGGGAAATTTGGCGGTCTCCAACAACGGCAGCTTTACCACCGCCGCTCTTCCCGATACCACCCTCCCCTCCGCGCCGACAAACGTCGGGGCGGCCGCCGTCTCGTCTTCACAAGTTCAGTTGAGTTGGAGCGCCTCGACCGATAACGTCGGGGTCGCCGGCTATCGGATCTATCGCAATGGGGTGCAGGTCGCCAGCAGCACCCTTCCGACCTATCTCAACACCGGCCTGGCGGCGAACACGGCATATCATTACGCGGTGGCGGCTTATGACGCCGGGGGGAACCTCTCCCCCGCCTCGGCGGCCATTTCCGTCACGACCCTCCCTTTGATGCCGACGGTTTCACAGGCGTCGGCTTCCGGCATTACGGCCGCCTCCGCCACCCTCTCCGGGTCGGTCAATCCATCGGGGGCGACCACTTCGGCTTGGTTCGAGTATGGGACCACCACGGCTTACGGCAGCAGCACGACCCCGGTGACCCTCTCGGCGGCGAACACGATCTCCGCCGACCTGACCCCCTTGGCGTCGGGGACCGCCTATCACTTCCGCCTTGTCGCCCGCAATGCGGGGGGAACGGCCTTCGGACCGAACACTTCCTTCAACACGCCGGCCCCTCCGGCCTCCGCTCCGGCGCCGCCCCCTTCGGGTCCGATCTCCGGCTACAACATGACAGAGGAGCCGTATGCCTGGGCGGAGACTTCGACTCCATTAACATTCAGCGGAGACGACAACGCGCTTTCCCTCTCGCTTCCATTCTCCTTTCCTTTTTACGGCCAGAGTTATCAGCAGCTCTATATTTCCACAAACGGATTGCTCACCTTCGGGACGGCCAACACCGCTTACGTTCCCCAGCCGGTACAGAACCCCGTTCCGCCGAATGCCTTCATCGCCCCCTTCTGGCGGGATCTTTATGTCGGACTGCGGCAGATCAGCATTGCTTCTTCGGATTCGGAGTTCGTGATTTCCTTCAACGGGGTCAGGGACCTCTGCTGCAGCACGACCCACACCTTCCAGGTGATTCTCCGTCCAGACGGAACGATTCTCTTGCAGTATGGGGAGATTGTTTTAAATGTTCCAACCACATTCGGCATTGAAAACCAAGACGGCAGCGCCGGGGTGCCGCTCCTCTCTGTTACCGCGAACACCGCTTTCCGCTTCACCCCCAATACCGCGCAGGCTCCCCCGCCGGCGACTGATGCGTCGGCGCCGTCGGCGCCGGCGGGCCTTGCAGCGACGCCCGTCTCCTCCAGCCAAATCAATCTGGCCTGGAACCCATCAACCGACAACGTGGGGGTCTCCGGTTATCGGGTCTACCGCAACGGCCTCCAGGTGGGAACGACGACGGTGACGAGTTACGCCAATCCCGGTTTAGGGGCAGATACGACTTACAACTATACCGTCGCCGCTTTTGACGCGGAGGGAAACCTTTCCGCACAGAGCGCGGGGGCGAGTGCGCGCACGCTGCCGCCCCCCGATACCACCGCTCCGGTGATCTCTGCTGTGGCGGCGGGGAGCATCACCACCGGCGGGGCGTTGATCAGTTGGAGTACGAACGAGCCGTCCGACACCCAGGTGGAGTATGGGACGACCACCGCCTACGGCAGCGCCACCCCGATTATCTCGACCTTGGTCACCGCCCACTCTCGGAGTCTGTCGGGTCTGCTTCCTTCCACCCTCTATCACTATCGGGTGCGCAGCCGGGATGCGGCGGGCAATCTGGCGGTCTCAAACAACGGCAGCTTTACCACGGCGGCCGCGCCCGATACGTCCTCGCCGTCGGCGCCGGCGGGCCTGACAGCCGCCGCCGTCTCCTCCAGCCAAATCAATCTGGCCTGGAACCCATCAACCGACAACGTCGGGGTCTCCGGTTATCGGGTCTACCGCAACGGCCTCCAGGTGGGAACGACGACGGTGACGAGTTTCTCAAATACCGGCTTGACGGCCGGTACGGTTTACAGTTACTCCGTATCCGCTTTTGATGCGGCGGGGAATGCCTCGGCCCAGAGCGCCGCGATGAGCGTCGCCACACCGGCCGCGAGTCAAAGCGCCACGGTGGCGATCAGTCCGGCCGCCGATACCTACCTAAACGTCGACGCCGGGGTCAACAGTACGGAGCCGACGCTGAACACCTACACCTGGCCGGCGAATCGGATCGCCAATACGGTGCTGATGAAGTTTAATCTTTCCGGCATTCCGGCCGGTGCCATCATTGAGAGCGCGACGCTCAACCTCTCGCTGGTGGAGGCGGATACGGAGGCGGAGAGCACTTATACCGTCGCCGTACATAAGATGGCCAACAAGAACCCGGATTTGACCCGGGCGAACGGGTATACCTATGATGGCGTGAACGGTTGGACGGCGAATGCCTGCTGCGACAGCAACGTTCCGCTGGCACAGGCGGATATTTCATCGGCCCATGATACCAAGGCGATCGACAAAGTGCTGGGGAGAAAAAGCTGGAATATTACGATCATGGTACAGCAGTGGATCAATACCCCCTTGACCAACTACGGGCTGCTGCTGAATTCCGATCCGACAAAAGGAGCCGACCGTTACCGCACTTTCGCCAGCATGGAACATCCGACCGCCTCACTGAGGCCGTCCTTGAGCATCACCTATCGGATGCCGTAA
- a CDS encoding ABC-F family ATP-binding cassette domain-containing protein, with protein sequence MNLLDLSHVSKSYGLKQVLRDVTLTVGESEKVGFVGRNGCGKTTLFQIIAGIEPPDGGEVSYKRGISIGTLPQDPVLTEHWTVAEEVASALVEIHQKRDRYQAIGEAMRGATPAEMEKLLKEQQALGEWFDHHQGWQIDHRVDEVLLQLGIADRNQKIEMLSGGMRKRVALAKLVLQSPDLLLLDEPTNHLDAATTAWLEAFLIGYPGAVMLITHDRYFLDRVARRIFEIESGGVYSYLGGYLDYLEGRADRLLHESRDQGRLITLLRRESEWMRQGAKARTTKSKARIDRFYTMQEQRKDHVERDIGLRLETDQRLGHTILELDALCKSFEGRTLIRDLSLKLKAGDRIGIIGSNGAGKTTLLRMILGEELPTAGRIVRGKNTKIAYFDQKRESIDPGLKVEEALGEGDWVTVGEQRRHKTGYLADFLFEHHDQKRFIRTLSGGEKARLILAKMMLESANFLILDEPTNDLDIPTLQLFDDALVGYNGCVLMVTHDRFFLDKVATGILSFEGEGRVRYTEGNYETYLTRLKNEEAATKESGKLPRPAVSSPEIASVAERKGLSFKEKKELEGIEREIEKLEGRKRELEIFFANPSAHAKGSTGVADWANELSQIETSLAERIARWEALESKRAG encoded by the coding sequence ATGAATCTTCTTGATCTTTCACATGTTTCCAAATCATATGGGTTGAAGCAGGTCCTGCGGGATGTGACCCTGACCGTCGGGGAATCGGAAAAAGTCGGCTTTGTCGGCCGAAACGGCTGCGGAAAAACGACCCTCTTCCAAATCATTGCAGGGATTGAGCCGCCCGACGGGGGAGAGGTCTCCTATAAGCGGGGAATTTCGATCGGCACCCTCCCGCAAGACCCCGTTTTGACGGAGCACTGGACCGTCGCTGAAGAAGTGGCGTCCGCGCTGGTCGAAATTCACCAAAAGCGCGATCGTTACCAGGCGATCGGCGAGGCGATGCGGGGGGCGACCCCGGCGGAGATGGAAAAGCTCCTCAAGGAGCAGCAGGCGCTCGGAGAGTGGTTCGATCACCACCAGGGATGGCAGATCGATCATCGGGTGGATGAGGTTCTGCTGCAACTCGGCATCGCGGACCGCAATCAGAAGATAGAAATGCTCAGCGGTGGGATGCGGAAACGGGTGGCGTTGGCGAAGCTGGTCTTACAGTCGCCCGATCTTCTCTTGCTTGACGAGCCGACGAACCACCTCGATGCGGCGACGACCGCCTGGCTGGAGGCGTTCTTGATCGGCTATCCAGGGGCGGTCATGTTGATCACCCATGACCGCTACTTTCTCGATCGCGTCGCCCGGCGAATCTTCGAGATCGAATCGGGAGGGGTCTACAGTTATCTCGGGGGCTATCTCGACTATCTGGAGGGGAGGGCCGACCGGTTGCTTCATGAATCGCGCGACCAGGGAAGGCTGATCACCCTGCTGCGCCGCGAGTCGGAGTGGATGCGGCAGGGGGCCAAGGCCCGGACGACCAAGTCGAAAGCCCGGATCGACCGGTTTTATACGATGCAGGAGCAGCGGAAAGATCACGTTGAACGGGACATCGGACTTCGTCTTGAAACCGACCAACGGCTGGGGCACACGATTTTGGAGTTGGACGCCCTTTGCAAATCATTCGAGGGACGGACATTGATCCGGGACTTGAGCCTCAAGCTGAAGGCGGGGGACCGGATCGGGATCATCGGGTCGAACGGCGCGGGGAAAACCACCCTGCTGCGGATGATTCTGGGGGAGGAACTTCCGACCGCCGGCCGGATCGTCCGCGGAAAAAACACCAAGATCGCCTACTTCGATCAGAAGCGGGAATCGATCGATCCCGGTCTCAAAGTGGAGGAGGCCCTCGGGGAGGGGGACTGGGTGACGGTGGGGGAGCAGCGGCGGCACAAAACCGGTTATCTCGCCGATTTTCTCTTCGAGCATCACGATCAAAAGCGGTTCATCCGAACGTTGTCGGGAGGGGAAAAGGCGCGCCTGATTTTGGCGAAGATGATGCTGGAGAGCGCCAACTTTCTGATCCTCGACGAGCCGACGAACGATCTCGACATCCCGACCCTTCAGCTTTTCGATGACGCCCTCGTCGGCTACAACGGCTGCGTTCTCATGGTGACCCACGACCGGTTTTTTCTCGACAAGGTCGCCACCGGCATTTTGAGCTTCGAAGGGGAGGGGCGCGTCCGCTACACCGAGGGAAATTATGAAACCTATCTGACCCGTCTCAAAAATGAAGAGGCAGCGACGAAGGAGAGCGGGAAACTGCCTCGTCCGGCCGTATCTTCTCCAGAGATCGCTTCCGTGGCCGAAAGGAAGGGACTCAGCTTTAAGGAAAAGAAAGAGCTCGAAGGGATCGAGCGGGAGATTGAGAAGCTGGAGGGAAGGAAGCGGGAGTTGGAGATCTTTTTTGCGAATCCGTCCGCGCATGCGAAGGGATCGACGGGAGTGGCCGACTGGGCCAACGAGCTATCCCAAATCGAGACAAGCTTGGCGGAAAGAATCGCCCGGTGGGAGGCGTTGGAGAGCAAGCGGGCGGGATGA
- a CDS encoding DNA-3-methyladenine glycosylase — MIRNMGDHGGFESARRALAGADPVLSVFIEAVGPCRLAPAPDPFVSLVEAIVSQQLSVKAADTIFQRLVSICPRRSVTPKAIFSTSETALRAAGLSRQKIGYMKDLSARWIAGEIRPKEFHSLPDEEIIARLVAVKGIGRWTAEMFLIFALNRTDVLPVGDLGLKKAVQRAYRLRKIPSPERIQKIARPWRPYRSIATWYLWRSLNQLGIKN, encoded by the coding sequence TTGATCAGAAATATGGGCGATCACGGCGGTTTTGAATCGGCGCGCCGGGCGCTCGCCGGGGCCGATCCGGTTCTGTCCGTATTTATCGAGGCGGTCGGTCCCTGTCGCCTCGCCCCCGCGCCCGATCCGTTCGTCTCCTTGGTGGAGGCGATCGTCTCGCAGCAGCTCTCGGTGAAAGCGGCCGATACGATTTTCCAACGTCTGGTTTCGATCTGCCCGCGCAGGTCGGTTACACCGAAGGCGATCTTTTCAACGTCGGAAACGGCGCTCCGTGCGGCCGGTCTTTCGCGGCAGAAGATCGGTTATATGAAAGATCTGTCGGCGCGGTGGATCGCCGGCGAGATCCGCCCGAAGGAATTTCATTCCCTTCCCGACGAGGAGATCATCGCCCGGCTGGTCGCGGTGAAGGGGATCGGCCGGTGGACGGCGGAGATGTTTTTGATCTTTGCTTTGAATCGGACCGATGTCTTGCCGGTGGGCGATCTCGGATTGAAGAAGGCGGTTCAGCGGGCCTACAGGCTGCGGAAAATCCCCTCCCCCGAGAGAATTCAGAAGATCGCCCGGCCGTGGCGGCCCTACCGATCGATTGCGACCTGGTATCTCTGGAGGAGCTTGAATCAATTAGGAATTAAGAATTAG
- a CDS encoding class II fructose-bisphosphate aldolase: MQFETMSQLGDTIKGIIEISNGQVKVLDPGRVRGALIDRLVHTAVFHEKPDMRATARWVIKMAAPQLGVHLASIQPLYEAMGRGEVDGFTAPAVNVRGMAYDTARALIRSANRNNVGAFLLEIAKSEMGYTHQSPAEYAAVMTAAAIQEGYQGPLFIQGDHIQLNAKKFKENRQKEVDGVRKLMKEAITAGFFNIDIDSSTLVDLDRPNVVEQQRDNFEVGADLTAYVRSLEPKGVTISVGGEIGEVGGKNSTVEEFKVYLDNYLTTLQKMKPGAKGISKISVQTGTSHGGVPMPDGTVAKVKLDFGVLESISKVAREEYGLAGAVQHGASTLPAEVFDRFPKTGTAEIHLATEFQNMIYEQLPAPFKEEIYAYLREECKDEMKSGQTDEQFIYKTRKKALGPFKKRFWNLPTDLRQKIGQVLEDKFTFLFNKLNVVGTKKVVTQWVKPVEVSFAIRDEIAAAEAETKAAAQPAKKEEVNPNAD, encoded by the coding sequence ATGCAATTCGAAACGATGAGCCAGCTCGGCGATACGATTAAAGGCATCATTGAGATTTCGAATGGGCAGGTGAAGGTGCTCGATCCGGGCCGGGTGCGCGGGGCGCTCATCGATCGGCTCGTCCACACCGCCGTTTTTCATGAGAAGCCCGACATGCGCGCCACCGCCCGATGGGTCATCAAAATGGCCGCGCCCCAGCTCGGCGTTCACCTCGCTTCGATTCAGCCGCTGTATGAAGCGATGGGCCGGGGCGAGGTCGACGGCTTCACCGCGCCGGCGGTCAACGTCCGCGGGATGGCGTACGATACCGCCCGCGCGTTGATCCGCTCGGCCAACCGGAATAACGTCGGCGCCTTTCTCCTGGAGATCGCCAAGTCCGAAATGGGCTACACCCATCAGTCTCCCGCCGAATATGCCGCCGTCATGACCGCGGCCGCCATCCAGGAAGGTTATCAGGGCCCCCTTTTCATTCAGGGGGACCACATCCAATTGAACGCCAAGAAGTTTAAAGAGAACCGCCAGAAAGAAGTGGACGGCGTCCGCAAGCTAATGAAGGAGGCGATCACCGCCGGCTTCTTCAACATCGACATCGACTCCTCCACCCTGGTCGATCTCGACCGCCCCAACGTCGTCGAGCAGCAGCGGGACAATTTCGAGGTCGGCGCGGATCTGACTGCCTATGTCCGGTCGCTGGAGCCAAAGGGGGTCACCATCTCGGTCGGCGGGGAGATCGGGGAAGTCGGCGGAAAAAATTCAACCGTGGAGGAATTCAAGGTTTACCTCGACAACTATCTTACAACATTGCAGAAGATGAAACCGGGCGCCAAAGGGATCAGCAAGATCTCGGTTCAGACCGGCACCAGCCACGGCGGCGTCCCGATGCCCGACGGCACCGTCGCCAAGGTGAAGCTCGATTTCGGCGTGTTGGAATCGATATCAAAAGTAGCGCGCGAAGAGTACGGCCTCGCCGGCGCGGTGCAGCACGGCGCCTCGACCCTGCCGGCGGAGGTCTTCGACCGCTTCCCGAAAACCGGGACCGCCGAGATTCACCTCGCCACGGAATTCCAGAATATGATCTACGAGCAGCTCCCCGCTCCATTCAAAGAAGAGATCTACGCTTACCTGCGGGAGGAATGCAAGGACGAGATGAAATCGGGGCAGACCGACGAGCAGTTCATCTACAAGACCCGGAAGAAAGCGCTCGGACCGTTCAAGAAACGCTTCTGGAATCTTCCAACCGATCTTCGACAGAAGATCGGCCAGGTCTTGGAAGACAAGTTCACCTTCCTTTTTAACAAGCTGAATGTCGTCGGCACGAAGAAAGTGGTCACCCAGTGGGTCAAGCCGGTCGAGGTTTCGTTCGCCATCCGCGACGAAATCGCCGCGGCCGAGGCCGAAACGAAGGCCGCCGCGCAGCCGGCGAAGAAAGAAGAGGTCAATCCGAATGCAGACTGA
- a CDS encoding thiamine pyrophosphate-dependent enzyme, whose translation MQPQMKLGDFLIAYLKKIGVDHLFGIPGDLVIKLFLQFGKPQGLKVITFSHEPGVGFAADGYARSAGKLGVVCVTYGAGGLNMVNPVAGSFSEKVPILVISGGPGEEERKLGVLIHHQAKEIESQLHIYKELTCAAKIIDDPNRAAEEIDEVIQAILRERRPGYLEIHRDKVDMMISVPKRILEWDGKFTGVPSDKRKVIEAARETIARLKQAKRPVIIVGIEVRRFGLAKEMVRLAEAIGAPVLTNVLAKGAFPMDHPLAMGVYIGALSHPAIHKRVAQADLVLSLGTLLTDMDLGIQPPEIPREKSIWAVENRVHISFHTYTDVQINDFIKALLKLPFPRHKEKVTYHDNLPKRPAKGPSNRPIQMAEVLHEVNDFLTERKEFMAITESGDSLFAGIDLKVGSSVYLAQGYYASMGFAIPGGLGAQIGTGLRPLILCGDGAFQMTGHEISQAPRHRLNPIVLLLNNKGWGIFRPIAERETLLAIPDWPYAELARLWGGVGFKAGTVPELRDALLKAEKLTSFVIIEVAIQPNDLSPMARKYIGAAAKKARLS comes from the coding sequence ATGCAGCCGCAGATGAAGCTCGGCGATTTCTTGATCGCCTACCTGAAAAAAATCGGAGTCGATCACCTCTTCGGCATTCCCGGAGACCTCGTCATCAAGCTCTTCCTCCAATTCGGGAAGCCGCAAGGATTGAAGGTAATCACCTTCTCCCATGAGCCGGGGGTCGGCTTCGCCGCCGACGGCTACGCGCGGAGCGCCGGAAAACTCGGCGTCGTCTGCGTCACCTACGGCGCCGGCGGGCTCAACATGGTCAACCCGGTCGCCGGCTCCTTCTCCGAGAAGGTGCCGATCCTGGTGATCTCCGGCGGACCGGGCGAAGAAGAACGAAAGCTCGGCGTCCTCATCCATCATCAAGCCAAAGAGATCGAATCCCAGCTCCACATCTATAAAGAGCTGACCTGTGCCGCGAAGATCATCGACGATCCGAACCGGGCCGCCGAAGAGATCGACGAAGTGATCCAGGCGATCCTCCGGGAGAGACGGCCCGGTTACCTGGAGATCCATCGGGACAAGGTCGATATGATGATCTCCGTTCCCAAGCGGATTCTGGAGTGGGATGGAAAGTTCACCGGGGTTCCTTCCGACAAACGAAAGGTGATCGAGGCGGCGCGGGAGACGATCGCCCGGCTCAAGCAGGCGAAACGCCCGGTGATCATCGTCGGGATTGAAGTCCGGCGCTTCGGGCTGGCGAAGGAGATGGTTCGCCTCGCCGAGGCGATCGGCGCGCCGGTGCTGACCAACGTCCTCGCGAAAGGGGCCTTTCCGATGGACCATCCGCTGGCGATGGGGGTTTATATCGGCGCATTGAGCCATCCCGCCATCCACAAGCGGGTCGCGCAGGCCGATCTGGTCCTGAGCCTCGGGACCCTTCTGACCGACATGGACCTCGGCATTCAGCCGCCGGAGATCCCCCGCGAGAAGTCGATCTGGGCCGTCGAGAACCGGGTCCACATCAGCTTTCACACCTATACCGACGTGCAGATCAACGACTTTATCAAAGCGCTCCTCAAGTTGCCCTTCCCCCGCCACAAAGAAAAAGTGACCTACCATGACAATCTCCCGAAGCGCCCCGCGAAAGGCCCTTCGAACCGGCCGATCCAGATGGCGGAGGTGTTGCACGAGGTGAACGACTTCCTCACAGAGCGAAAAGAGTTCATGGCGATCACCGAGTCGGGGGACTCCCTCTTTGCCGGAATCGACCTGAAGGTCGGCAGCAGCGTCTACCTCGCGCAGGGATATTACGCGTCGATGGGATTCGCGATTCCGGGCGGATTGGGGGCGCAGATCGGGACCGGGCTTCGCCCGCTGATCCTCTGCGGCGACGGCGCCTTTCAGATGACGGGACATGAGATCTCGCAGGCCCCCCGCCACCGGCTCAACCCGATCGTGCTGCTCCTCAACAACAAAGGGTGGGGCATTTTCCGGCCGATCGCCGAGCGGGAGACGCTGCTGGCGATCCCCGACTGGCCCTACGCCGAGCTGGCGCGGTTGTGGGGCGGGGTCGGATTTAAAGCCGGAACGGTTCCGGAGCTGCGCGACGCCCTCCTGAAGGCGGAAAAGCTGACCTCGTTCGTCATCATCGAGGTCGCCATCCAGCCGAACGACCTCTCCCCGATGGCGCGCAAGTACATCGGCGCCGCCGCCAAGAAAGCGCGGCTCTCCTGA
- a CDS encoding DUF853 domain-containing protein yields the protein MLQPILIAKGEHDLTLLPKMANRHGLIAGATGTGKTVTLQTLAERFSRIGVPVFMADVKGDLSGISAPGEEHPRIMERVRQLGLADFRFAPCPVVFWDVFGRLGHPLRTTISEMGPLLLSRLLNLNETQSGVLTLVFKIADDDGLLLLDLKDLRAMLQHVGDNAKRFATQYGNVSAASIGAIQRGLLALEEQGGDQFFGEPALNLDDLMQTDEKGQGVVNILVADKLIHAPKLYATFLLWLLAELFEHLPEVGDLEKPKLVFFFDEAHLLFSDAPKALLDKIEQVVRLIRSKGVGVYFVSQNPLDIPEAVLGQLGNRIQHALRAFTPRDQKAVKAAAQTFRSNPKLDVEAAIMELGVGEALVSLLDEKGRPGIVERALIVPPESRIGPISPEECRRMIQRSVLFGHYEEAVDRESAYEKLKARAEQTVSPVSVESESDPEGSWTDVLTGSAGKRGRSREGIVESMAKSAARAIGSQLGRQIMRGLFGSMTGGTTRRRR from the coding sequence ATGCTGCAGCCGATCTTGATCGCCAAAGGAGAACACGACCTCACCCTGCTTCCGAAGATGGCGAACCGCCACGGCCTCATCGCCGGGGCGACGGGGACCGGGAAGACGGTCACGCTCCAGACGCTCGCCGAGCGGTTCAGCCGGATCGGGGTGCCGGTTTTCATGGCCGACGTGAAGGGGGATCTCTCCGGGATCAGCGCGCCGGGGGAGGAACATCCGAGAATCATGGAGCGGGTCCGGCAGTTGGGGCTCGCCGACTTTCGCTTCGCCCCCTGTCCCGTCGTCTTCTGGGATGTCTTCGGCCGGCTCGGCCACCCGCTTCGGACGACGATCTCGGAGATGGGTCCGCTTCTGTTGAGCCGACTCCTCAATCTGAATGAAACCCAGAGCGGTGTGCTGACCCTCGTCTTTAAAATCGCCGATGATGACGGTCTTCTTCTCCTCGATCTGAAGGACCTTCGCGCTATGCTCCAGCATGTCGGCGACAACGCCAAACGTTTCGCCACCCAATACGGCAATGTCTCCGCCGCCAGCATCGGCGCCATCCAGCGCGGCCTCCTGGCATTGGAGGAACAGGGGGGAGATCAATTCTTCGGGGAGCCGGCGCTGAATCTCGATGATCTGATGCAGACCGATGAAAAGGGACAGGGGGTCGTCAATATCCTCGTCGCCGACAAGTTGATCCATGCGCCGAAGCTTTACGCCACCTTTCTTCTCTGGCTCTTGGCGGAGCTCTTCGAGCATCTGCCGGAGGTCGGCGATCTGGAGAAGCCGAAGCTGGTCTTCTTCTTCGACGAGGCGCACCTTCTCTTCAGCGATGCGCCGAAGGCGCTGCTGGACAAAATCGAGCAGGTGGTCCGGCTGATCCGGTCGAAAGGGGTCGGCGTCTACTTCGTCAGCCAGAATCCGCTCGACATCCCCGAAGCGGTCCTCGGACAGTTGGGGAACCGCATCCAGCATGCGCTGCGCGCCTTCACCCCGCGCGATCAGAAGGCGGTGAAAGCGGCGGCGCAAACGTTCCGGAGCAACCCGAAGCTCGATGTCGAGGCGGCGATTATGGAACTGGGGGTCGGGGAGGCGCTCGTCTCGCTGCTTGATGAAAAAGGCCGGCCCGGCATCGTCGAGCGGGCGTTGATCGTTCCGCCGGAAAGCCGGATCGGCCCGATCTCCCCGGAGGAGTGCCGGCGGATGATTCAACGGTCGGTCCTTTTCGGACACTATGAAGAAGCGGTCGATCGCGAATCGGCCTACGAGAAGCTGAAGGCGCGCGCAGAGCAGACGGTCTCGCCTGTATCTGTGGAATCGGAGTCTGATCCAGAGGGATCGTGGACCGATGTTCTGACCGGTTCGGCCGGGAAACGGGGGCGTTCCCGGGAGGGGATCGTCGAGTCGATGGCAAAGAGCGCGGCCCGGGCGATCGGCAGCCAGCTCGGCCGGCAGATCATGCGGGGATTATTCGGATCGATGACGGGAGGAACGACGCGAAGAAGAAGGTAG